A single Neospora caninum Liverpool complete genome, chromosome VIIb DNA region contains:
- a CDS encoding putative prefoldin subunit 3 codes for MTPATAARGGNAGGCAVEPSEVAPLTTDDFTIQDEQEAGHRKIPKAKFIRSVEQFVGLQNPGHVEAVARELLMKYRYMEQAIQRQSEVLLAKIGDMEEALSAVKKLKHQKASGLKKRSGGRERRRRCGGTDFQHFSEVLRAICKSRTRKEKAKDAADPKEAELKTYFELADTLHAEAIIPPTDSVCLWLGANVVMEYSLDEAETLLTNNVETAKKTRAAAVEDLQRLRTQITVTEVNVARIHNYGVKKNQEAKGGPKTC; via the exons ATGACTCCTGCaacagcggcgagaggcggaaacgcaggAGGCTGCGCTGTGGAGCCCTCAGAAGTT GCGCCCTTGACCACTGACGACTTCACGATCCAGGACGAGCAGGAGGCGGGGCACCGCAAGATTCCAAAGGCGAAATTTATT CGAAGCGTAGAGCAGTTCGTGGGGCTGCAAAACCCCGGGCATGTCGAGGCGGTTGCCAGGGAACTTCTCAT GAAATACCGCTACATGGAGCAGGCGATTCAGAGGCAGAGTGAAGTTCTTCTCGCGAAAATCGGCGACATGGAAGAGGCGCTCTCGGCCGTAAAGAAACTGAAGCACCAAAAGGCAAGCgggctgaagaagagaagcgggggacgggaaagaaggcgccgTTGTGGAGGGACAGATTTCCAGCATTTCTCTGAGGTTTTGCGCGCGATTTGCAAAAGTAGGACAAGAAAG gaaaaggcgaaggacgcTGCAGATCCCAAGGAGGCAGAACTCAAAACCTACTTCGAACTCGCCGacacactgcatgcagaggccATCATTCCGCCCACCGACTCAGTTTGTCTCTGGCTCGGG GCGAATGTCGTCATGGAATACTCGCTCGATGAAGCCGAGACGCTGTTGACGAACAACgtggaaacggcgaagaagacccgCGCTGCAGCG GTGGAAGACCTCCAGCGCCTGCGGACGCAGATCACCGTTACTGAGGTGAACGTCGCTCGGATCCACAACTACGGCGTGAAGAAGAACCAAGAAGCCAAAGGTGGGCCGAAAACGTGTTGA
- a CDS encoding putative synaptobrevin-like protein, whose protein sequence is MKGATGTASPDPGFASTNVSLAGSAVSASGETKPPWNIGFVAVGNLKSKTVLDTFYSRLTSREKSALAPLFPRVLQTAPDAAPGLRRKFSVDDGGNMFLASDPTGAFLFGLYVHDKKYAERLAFALLAEVQQLVSEAVRDQPACGIKAGLLEKRLRQAVKGLISRFEQPESVDKTTEVLKKVEDVKIEMEKNVQMVLQNHANLESLESKTGQLAESAKTFKETAGDVKQAMRWQKIKLTVMLCIVIAATFGYLIYVVVDLISNSEK, encoded by the exons ATGAAGGGCGCAACCGGCACGGCGTCGCCCGATCCGGGTTTCGCTAGTACCAACGTGAGCCTGGCGGGTTCCGCTGTTTCAGCTTCTGGGGAAACGAAACCCCCTTGGAACATTGGGTTTGTTGCCGTGGGAAATCTCAAGTCGAAGACGGTCCTGGATACCTTTTACAGCCGCTTGAcgtcgagggagaagagtGCACTCGCTCCTCTATTCCCGCGAGTCTTGCAAACCGCTCCAGATGCTGCGCCCGGCCTGCGCCGGAAGTTTTCTGTGGATGATGGAGGAAACATGTTTCTTGCTTCTGATCCGACGGGAGCGTTTCTCTTTGGACTTTACGTCCATGACAAGAAGTATGCTGAGCGGTTAGCTTTCGCGTTACTGGCG GAAGTTCAGCAGCTGGTATCCGAGGCCGTTCGCGACCAACCTGCCTGCGGGATCAAGGCGGGATTACTCGAGAAGCGTTTGCGTCAGGCCGTGAAGGGTCTGATTTCGAGGTTCGAGCAACCTGAAAGTGTCGACAAGACGACGGAGGTTCTCAAGAAAGTGGAAGATGTGAAGATTGAGATGGAGAAAAACGTGCAAATGGTTTTGCAGAACCACGCTAACTTGGAGAGTCTTGAATCTAAGACGGGCCAGCTGGCGGAGAGCGCCAAGACTTTTAAAGAAACGGCGGGCGACGTCAAGCAAGCCATGCGGTGGCAAAAGATCAAACTGACCGTGATGCTGTGCATTGTCATTGCCGCTACGTTTGGTTATCTGATTTACGTCGTTGTTGACCTAATTTCTAATTCCGAGAAATAG